The Faecalibacterium prausnitzii genome includes a window with the following:
- a CDS encoding SGNH/GDSL hydrolase family protein: MTPLQRQAVLVCVVCALAALLTIGITLTLLRRGKVDAPNVPDADSVSSETPAGGEDLAEHYQIDNSSASLLAETADAGQSYQDETLFIGDSNTVRLYNNGLISLQQFCAKEGIGTQVALNEGIVTFKKDSNAYPIAQAVAMMKPRRVVITLGTNDNGMEVADFIANYTALVQAIQASYPYTDIIVNTIPPIPADHSTYPHMDQARIDDMNMALLNLCEQLGLKFLNTAEILKGEDGYGKPDYYTNGDIHLKSAGLKAALSYLRTHAYTTDDRRPDTANIPTRTLEYVSNPSSAVQAPSSESASESASSSTAEPVHYEAHYRVEKKGGGTLTSGGESDKTSLSYTVTDASQTISVTAVPAEGYVFVKWSDGVTTRTRTDDKFQQNIDVTAVFAAVSVEISNEGKGLFGSSYIFKAKLGGKYASSDNLRWYANGEEVKAAAGQTTVTVPVSSMAVGSYKIYAVVTYNDCTVKSNTLTLTVHSESSSSSTSSSSSSSSSSSSGSSSSSGASSGSTSGSSASSKEEAASSGSSSSSHSTSGSSSEHSSSSASSASASTSESKAESKAESASASQSESKEESASSHSESKAESKTESKTEASESKAENDLPASSETSAENTEAAASR, encoded by the coding sequence ATGACTCCTTTGCAGCGGCAGGCTGTTCTGGTCTGCGTTGTGTGTGCGCTGGCGGCGCTGCTGACCATCGGCATCACCCTGACCCTGCTCAGGCGGGGCAAAGTGGACGCCCCGAATGTACCCGATGCAGACTCCGTCTCCTCGGAAACGCCCGCGGGTGGCGAAGATCTGGCAGAGCACTATCAAATCGACAATTCATCGGCTTCTCTGTTGGCAGAAACGGCCGATGCGGGGCAGTCCTACCAGGACGAGACCCTCTTCATCGGCGACTCCAACACGGTGCGCCTGTACAACAACGGCCTGATCTCCCTGCAGCAGTTCTGCGCCAAGGAGGGCATCGGCACACAGGTGGCCCTGAATGAGGGCATCGTCACTTTTAAGAAGGACAGCAATGCCTATCCCATTGCCCAGGCTGTCGCCATGATGAAACCCCGCCGCGTGGTCATCACCCTCGGCACCAACGACAACGGCATGGAAGTGGCCGACTTTATCGCGAATTATACCGCTCTGGTCCAGGCCATCCAGGCCAGCTATCCCTATACCGATATCATCGTCAACACCATCCCGCCCATCCCGGCGGATCATTCGACCTACCCTCACATGGATCAGGCCAGGATCGACGATATGAACATGGCACTGCTCAATCTGTGCGAGCAGCTGGGCCTCAAGTTTCTGAACACCGCCGAGATCCTCAAGGGGGAGGATGGCTACGGCAAGCCGGACTACTACACAAACGGCGACATCCACCTGAAGAGTGCGGGCCTCAAGGCAGCGCTGAGCTATCTGCGCACCCACGCCTACACCACCGATGACCGCCGCCCGGATACCGCCAACATCCCGACCCGCACACTGGAGTATGTTTCCAACCCCAGTTCTGCGGTCCAGGCTCCCAGCTCGGAGTCTGCCAGCGAGAGCGCCAGCAGTTCCACCGCTGAGCCTGTTCACTATGAAGCGCACTATCGGGTCGAAAAGAAGGGCGGCGGTACGCTGACCTCCGGCGGTGAGTCCGACAAGACCTCCCTGAGCTACACCGTGACCGATGCGTCTCAGACCATCAGTGTGACGGCAGTTCCCGCCGAGGGCTATGTCTTCGTCAAGTGGAGCGACGGTGTCACCACCCGCACCCGCACCGACGACAAGTTCCAGCAGAACATTGACGTCACGGCCGTGTTTGCCGCAGTGTCCGTCGAGATCTCCAACGAGGGCAAGGGCCTGTTCGGCAGCTCCTATATCTTCAAGGCAAAGCTCGGCGGCAAGTATGCCAGCAGCGACAACCTCCGCTGGTACGCCAACGGGGAAGAGGTCAAGGCCGCTGCAGGCCAGACGACCGTGACCGTTCCGGTCTCCTCCATGGCCGTCGGCAGCTATAAGATCTACGCCGTCGTCACCTACAACGACTGCACCGTGAAGAGCAACACGCTGACCTTGACCGTCCACAGCGAATCGTCCAGTTCGAGCACATCGAGCAGCAGTTCGTCTTCCAGCTCTTCGAGTTCGGGCAGCTCGTCTTCGTCCGGAGCTTCCTCCGGCAGTACATCCGGTTCCTCCGCTTCGTCCAAAGAAGAAGCCGCCTCTTCCGGCAGCTCCAGCTCGTCCCACAGCACCTCCGGCAGCAGCTCGGAGCACTCCTCCAGCTCTGCTTCCAGCGCATCGGCGTCTACGAGCGAGTCGAAAGCCGAGTCCAAGGCAGAATCGGCCAGCGCTTCGCAGAGTGAGTCCAAAGAGGAAAGCGCTTCTTCCCACAGCGAGTCGAAGGCGGAATCAAAAACCGAATCGAAGACCGAAGCCTCGGAAAGCAAGGCTGAGAACGATCTGCCCGCTTCCAGCGAGACGAGCGCAGAGAACACCGAGGCCGCAGCAAGCCGCTGA
- a CDS encoding Gx transporter family protein, protein MPNHRRNDSKTHSIALSGLLFALAMALSFVEGTLVLPGLLPGMKLGLANIVVMYALFFMGPKQALVLDLLKALFVFLVSGWTAGFLSLCGGLLSLLVMWLLYYHAPVRPTWYILSVCGALFHNIGQLLGASVILSSAVSLYYAPVMLVLGLVMGALTSITLRALLPALGRLGYNIKEK, encoded by the coding sequence ATGCCGAACCACCGCCGCAACGATTCCAAGACCCACAGCATCGCCCTTTCGGGGCTGCTGTTTGCGCTGGCCATGGCGCTCTCATTCGTTGAGGGCACACTGGTGCTTCCTGGCCTTTTGCCGGGCATGAAGCTGGGGCTGGCGAATATTGTGGTGATGTACGCATTGTTCTTTATGGGGCCGAAGCAGGCGCTCGTGCTGGATCTCCTGAAAGCGCTGTTCGTCTTTCTGGTCTCCGGCTGGACGGCGGGGTTCCTCTCGCTGTGCGGCGGTCTGCTCTCGCTGCTGGTGATGTGGCTGCTGTATTACCACGCACCGGTGCGCCCCACCTGGTACATCCTCTCGGTATGCGGTGCGCTGTTCCACAACATCGGCCAGCTTCTGGGTGCCAGTGTGATCTTATCCTCGGCGGTCTCCCTCTATTATGCGCCGGTGATGCTGGTGCTCGGCCTCGTGATGGGCGCACTGACGTCCATCACGCTCCGGGCGCTGCTGCCGGCTCTGGGCCGCCTGGGCTACAATATAAAAGAAAAATAA
- a CDS encoding HAD-IA family hydrolase produces MQHYDVILFDVDGTLIDSAPGILNTLEEVFRKMNVDITGVDLHRYLGPPLRKTFAEHFTDPAKVEEAAGLYRASYAVKGSHECRVFPGAAEMLRRLKEAGFVLCTATSKPTQVVTPILKEQGLAPYFDFIGGASMDESRDTKTEVVRYVLEQPCVKGKRVLMVGDRNDDMRGAADCGLDAAGALYGYGSREELEPFHPVFLAESCAALADALVNAWPDR; encoded by the coding sequence TTGCAGCACTATGACGTGATCTTATTCGACGTGGACGGAACGCTCATTGATTCCGCACCCGGCATCCTGAATACACTGGAAGAGGTCTTCCGCAAGATGAACGTAGATATCACCGGTGTGGACCTGCACCGCTACCTCGGCCCGCCGCTGCGCAAGACGTTCGCAGAGCACTTCACCGACCCGGCCAAGGTCGAGGAAGCCGCCGGGCTTTACCGTGCCAGCTATGCCGTCAAGGGCAGCCACGAGTGCCGCGTGTTCCCCGGTGCGGCAGAGATGCTCCGCCGCCTGAAGGAAGCGGGCTTTGTACTCTGCACGGCGACCTCCAAGCCCACTCAGGTGGTGACGCCCATTCTCAAGGAGCAGGGCCTTGCCCCATACTTCGATTTCATCGGCGGTGCCTCCATGGACGAGAGCCGTGATACCAAGACCGAGGTCGTCCGCTACGTGCTGGAGCAGCCCTGCGTCAAGGGCAAACGGGTCCTGATGGTCGGGGACCGCAACGACGATATGCGCGGTGCGGCAGACTGCGGTCTGGATGCTGCCGGTGCGCTGTACGGCTATGGCAGCCGGGAAGAGCTGGAACCGTTCCACCCAGTCTTTCTGGCCGAGAGCTGCGCTGCCCTCGCGGACGCCCTTGTGAACGCCTGGCCGGACCGCTGA
- a CDS encoding alpha/beta hydrolase → MKTERITLKGIPALLIGEPSHKVYLYVHGKMGSKEEALAFAEQACPAGYQVLAIDLPEHGERKNGPERLLPWVVVPELQFMDQYARVHWRQVSLRATSIGAWFSMLALQEKALRRALFVSPIVDMEDLIGRMMQQANVTEEQLKAAGEIPTTFGETLSWPYLCWVREHPLRWRTPTQVLYGEADELTSYAVLDRFKRATGAQLTLLADGEHWFHTETQLAVLQAWEGAHL, encoded by the coding sequence ATGAAAACAGAACGCATTACCCTGAAGGGCATCCCCGCGCTCCTCATCGGCGAGCCTTCCCACAAGGTGTATCTCTACGTCCACGGAAAAATGGGCAGCAAGGAGGAAGCTCTTGCATTTGCAGAGCAGGCCTGCCCGGCAGGTTATCAGGTGCTGGCCATCGACCTGCCCGAACATGGCGAGCGGAAGAACGGCCCGGAACGGCTCCTGCCATGGGTGGTCGTTCCGGAGCTACAATTTATGGATCAGTATGCAAGAGTGCACTGGCGGCAGGTCTCGCTGCGGGCCACGAGCATCGGTGCGTGGTTTTCCATGCTGGCGTTACAGGAGAAGGCACTGCGCCGTGCGCTCTTCGTTTCGCCCATCGTGGATATGGAAGACCTCATCGGCAGGATGATGCAGCAGGCCAACGTGACCGAAGAGCAGCTGAAGGCGGCAGGGGAGATCCCCACAACTTTCGGGGAGACGCTTTCGTGGCCGTATCTCTGCTGGGTGCGGGAGCATCCGCTCCGCTGGCGCACCCCCACGCAGGTGCTCTATGGCGAAGCCGACGAGCTGACTTCCTATGCTGTACTCGACCGCTTCAAGCGCGCGACCGGGGCACAGTTGACCCTTCTGGCCGACGGGGAGCACTGGTTCCACACCGAGACGCAGCTGGCCGTGCTGCAGGCTTGGGAAGGTGCGCATCTATAA
- a CDS encoding YjjG family noncanonical pyrimidine nucleotidase, translated as MAKYYCILFDADNTLLDFDAAESKALADTLRNYGIEPDAETVQTYRTINGELWRQLEKGQIRRDKLMAERFTRFLKAVNAAGSGAEMNQYYLDQLATHPDLAAPNVLDVMKELAEVATLAVVTNGFDRVQSRRVAESGLKEFVEEVFVSEKLDSEKPNRKIFDTALRSLGVENRERVLMVGDSLTSDIQGGINAGLDTCWYNPNHAENPGKVCPTYEISNLEELYQLVMEPEELANVGLKNRRHQL; from the coding sequence ATGGCAAAATACTATTGCATCCTGTTCGATGCAGACAATACGCTGCTGGATTTTGATGCAGCCGAAAGCAAGGCGCTGGCCGATACGCTCCGCAACTACGGCATCGAGCCGGATGCTGAGACGGTGCAGACCTACCGCACCATCAATGGGGAGCTGTGGCGTCAGCTGGAAAAAGGCCAGATCCGCCGCGACAAGCTGATGGCGGAGCGCTTCACCCGCTTCCTGAAGGCTGTGAATGCCGCAGGCAGCGGTGCCGAGATGAATCAATATTATCTCGACCAGCTCGCCACCCACCCGGACCTCGCCGCGCCCAATGTGCTGGACGTGATGAAAGAGCTGGCCGAGGTGGCAACGCTGGCCGTTGTGACAAACGGCTTCGACCGGGTGCAGTCCCGCCGTGTGGCCGAGTCCGGCCTGAAGGAGTTCGTCGAAGAGGTCTTTGTCTCCGAGAAACTCGACAGTGAAAAGCCGAACCGCAAGATCTTTGACACTGCGCTCCGTTCGCTGGGGGTGGAGAACCGCGAGCGTGTCCTGATGGTGGGCGACAGCCTCACCAGCGACATCCAGGGCGGCATCAACGCCGGGCTGGATACCTGCTGGTACAACCCGAACCACGCCGAAAATCCGGGCAAGGTCTGCCCGACTTACGAGATCTCGAACCTCGAAGAGCTGTATCAGCTGGTCATGGAGCCGGAAGAACTGGCCAATGTCGGGCTGAAGAACCGCCGCCATCAGCTCTGA
- a CDS encoding YerC/YecD family TrpR-related protein: MAEKNPRKNPTTDALFDAILSLETREECYNFFEDLCTVKEISDMAQRLEAAKLLLGGSTYDQIVKAVEISTATISRINRCIQYGSGGYRDVIEKVSAKEAADSAE; this comes from the coding sequence ATGGCTGAGAAAAACCCCAGAAAGAACCCGACCACGGACGCACTGTTCGATGCGATCCTGAGCCTTGAAACACGGGAAGAATGCTACAATTTCTTTGAGGACCTGTGCACCGTAAAGGAAATCTCCGATATGGCGCAGCGCCTGGAAGCGGCCAAGCTGCTTTTGGGTGGCAGCACCTATGACCAGATCGTCAAAGCGGTGGAGATCAGCACGGCCACCATCAGCCGGATCAACCGCTGCATCCAGTACGGCAGCGGCGGCTACCGCGACGTCATCGAAAAAGTCTCTGCGAAGGAAGCAGCCGATTCCGCCGAGTGA
- a CDS encoding carbon starvation protein A — protein sequence MNTLVIVLIAAVCLLGAYTFYGRWLANKWGIDPKAKTPAVVHEDGRDYVPTNGWTVFAHQFSSIAGAGPVTGAIQAAAFGWLPVLLWVLIGGIFFGAVTDFGALYASVKNDGKSMGMLIEKYIGKTGRKLFLLFCWLFCGIVIAAFADMVAGTFNAFGTDGALVEAAQTNGAAGMVSIMFMVFAVVFGLIQKKFNFSGWKESVISIVFIVLSFVIGANFPIILGKAAWSYITFIYIFFAAVLPMWLLKQPRDHMTTFMFVAMIAGAVVGLLVAHPTMNLPVFTGFTNEKLGTMFPILFVTVACGAVSGFHSLVSSGTSSKTVENEKDMLKVGYGAMILESLLAVLALCVAGAAAAADGTPAAGTPFQIFSCGVAGFFEMFGIPAYAATVFMTMCVSALALTSLDAVARIGRMSFQELFSVDDMEHAEGWRKLFCNVYFSTFITLVFGFILTKIGYANIWPLFGSANQLLSALVLATLCVFLKVTGRNNKMLFPPLVIMLCVTFTALVQRLIAMVKAISAAASVGIPAGETTWGAVFIANGLQLILAVLLIVLGLNIVFHSFKAYSNAEHNSEAKV from the coding sequence ATGAACACGCTGGTCATCGTTTTGATTGCAGCCGTGTGTCTGTTAGGAGCTTACACCTTCTATGGACGCTGGCTGGCAAACAAGTGGGGCATCGACCCCAAGGCTAAGACCCCCGCAGTCGTCCACGAGGACGGCCGCGACTACGTCCCCACCAACGGCTGGACCGTTTTTGCCCATCAGTTCAGTTCCATCGCAGGTGCCGGCCCTGTCACCGGTGCCATCCAGGCTGCCGCATTCGGCTGGCTGCCCGTTCTGCTGTGGGTCCTGATCGGCGGCATCTTCTTTGGTGCTGTGACCGACTTCGGCGCGCTGTATGCTTCCGTCAAGAACGACGGCAAGTCCATGGGTATGCTGATCGAGAAGTACATCGGCAAGACCGGCCGCAAGCTGTTCCTGCTGTTCTGCTGGCTGTTCTGCGGCATCGTCATCGCAGCGTTTGCTGACATGGTCGCCGGCACCTTCAATGCCTTTGGCACCGATGGTGCTCTGGTCGAGGCCGCACAGACCAACGGTGCTGCCGGTATGGTCTCCATCATGTTCATGGTGTTCGCCGTCGTCTTCGGCCTGATCCAGAAGAAGTTCAACTTCTCCGGCTGGAAGGAGAGCGTCATCAGCATCGTCTTCATCGTTCTGTCTTTCGTGATCGGTGCAAACTTCCCCATCATCCTGGGCAAGGCTGCATGGAGCTACATCACCTTCATCTACATCTTCTTTGCAGCCGTCCTGCCCATGTGGCTGCTGAAGCAGCCCCGTGACCACATGACCACCTTCATGTTCGTGGCCATGATTGCAGGTGCTGTGGTCGGCCTGCTGGTCGCACACCCCACCATGAACCTGCCCGTTTTCACCGGTTTCACCAATGAGAAGCTGGGTACCATGTTCCCCATCCTGTTCGTTACCGTGGCCTGCGGTGCCGTTTCCGGTTTCCACAGCCTGGTCTCTTCCGGCACTTCTTCCAAGACCGTGGAGAACGAAAAGGATATGCTGAAAGTCGGCTATGGTGCTATGATCCTCGAAAGCCTGCTGGCTGTTCTGGCCCTGTGCGTTGCAGGCGCTGCTGCCGCTGCGGATGGCACCCCCGCCGCAGGCACCCCGTTCCAGATCTTCAGCTGCGGCGTTGCCGGTTTCTTTGAGATGTTCGGCATCCCCGCCTACGCTGCTACCGTCTTCATGACCATGTGCGTTTCTGCTCTGGCTCTGACCAGCCTGGATGCCGTTGCGCGTATCGGCCGCATGAGCTTCCAGGAGCTGTTCAGCGTCGATGACATGGAGCATGCAGAGGGCTGGCGCAAGCTGTTCTGCAACGTCTACTTCTCCACCTTCATCACGCTGGTGTTCGGCTTCATCCTGACCAAGATCGGCTACGCCAACATCTGGCCGCTGTTCGGTTCCGCCAACCAGCTGCTGAGCGCTCTGGTTCTGGCCACCCTGTGCGTCTTCCTGAAGGTCACCGGCCGCAACAACAAGATGCTCTTCCCCCCGCTGGTCATCATGCTGTGCGTCACCTTCACCGCGCTGGTCCAGCGTCTGATCGCGATGGTCAAGGCCATCAGCGCTGCCGCTTCGGTGGGCATCCCTGCTGGTGAGACCACCTGGGGCGCTGTGTTCATCGCCAACGGCCTGCAGCTGATCCTAGCTGTCCTGTTGATCGTTCTGGGCCTGAACATCGTCTTCCACTCCTTCAAGGCTTACTCCAACGCGGAGCACAACAGCGAAGCAAAAGTCTAA
- a CDS encoding ABC-F family ATP-binding cassette domain-containing protein, translated as MLIHLEKLGKTFGEKIVLHDVTASVEREDRIGIVGQNGAGKTTLLKILTGEYTDYEGEFSVTHGVTLGYLEQNAKLDPTLDIYGEMRSCFAHVLDAMAQMQILERRMAASPEDASLLEQHDALQNIIDAADGYNMDVNIKKVLSGMGFAQDTWTKNIAVLSGGELTRLRLAKLLLQKPDVLILDEPTNHLDFATMEWLETYLKGYSGAVLVVSHDRYFLDNVCTKIWEVSFQTMTTYKGNFSAYLPQKEAADALRQKQHDADVALAEKLQDYVDRNLVRASTTKMAQSRRRQLEKLEITEAPRDETNQLKFRFEYDVEPWNELVLMKNLTIRIGERTLLEPFTYTVCRGQRLVIAGPNGAGKSTLMQVLDGKRRPSGGMVRLGTGARPSIFAQQQNRLGQGRVIDVIWNKYPRMTELEVRSHLAKLGFRGETVFKPCEALSGGELARLRFAEIVLERPNLLFLDEPTNHLDIYTRENLTEALMAYTGTLLMVTHDRHLMNSLGCPILYLEDGKATLYPSYDALMGRSAPAVAQPAKAAEPARAGYGKEQRRRRAELRAKIKACEDEMEACGAREVELDNEINSPEVYNDPQLLREKSDELADLRFHQEELFAAWEKAMEEQEQYEQSSTEE; from the coding sequence ATGCTGATACATTTGGAAAAACTGGGCAAGACCTTCGGCGAGAAGATCGTCCTGCATGATGTCACGGCCAGCGTCGAGCGGGAGGACCGCATCGGCATCGTGGGCCAGAACGGTGCAGGCAAGACCACCCTTCTGAAGATCCTGACCGGGGAATATACCGACTATGAGGGCGAGTTCAGTGTGACCCATGGCGTCACCCTTGGGTATCTGGAACAGAACGCGAAGCTGGACCCCACGCTGGATATCTACGGCGAGATGCGCTCCTGCTTCGCCCATGTGCTGGATGCCATGGCACAGATGCAGATCCTGGAGCGCCGGATGGCGGCTTCGCCGGAGGATGCCTCTCTGCTGGAGCAGCACGATGCACTGCAGAACATCATCGACGCAGCCGATGGATACAATATGGACGTCAACATCAAAAAGGTGTTGTCCGGCATGGGCTTCGCACAGGATACCTGGACCAAGAACATCGCAGTCCTGTCCGGCGGCGAGCTGACCCGCCTGCGGCTGGCAAAGCTGCTGCTGCAAAAGCCGGACGTCCTCATTCTGGACGAGCCCACCAACCACCTCGATTTTGCGACGATGGAATGGCTGGAAACCTACCTCAAGGGCTATTCCGGCGCGGTCCTCGTCGTCAGCCATGATCGCTACTTCCTCGATAACGTCTGTACGAAGATCTGGGAAGTTTCGTTCCAGACCATGACGACCTACAAGGGCAATTTCTCGGCCTATCTGCCCCAGAAGGAAGCCGCCGATGCCCTGCGCCAGAAGCAGCACGACGCCGATGTGGCACTGGCCGAAAAATTGCAGGATTACGTGGACCGCAATCTGGTCCGCGCTTCCACGACCAAAATGGCCCAGAGCCGCCGCAGGCAGCTGGAAAAGCTGGAGATCACCGAGGCCCCCAGAGATGAGACGAACCAGCTCAAATTCCGCTTCGAATACGACGTGGAACCGTGGAACGAGCTGGTGCTGATGAAGAATCTGACCATCCGCATCGGGGAGCGCACCCTGCTGGAGCCGTTCACCTACACAGTCTGCCGCGGGCAGCGGCTCGTCATCGCAGGCCCCAACGGCGCCGGCAAATCGACCCTGATGCAGGTGCTGGACGGCAAGCGCCGCCCCTCCGGCGGCATGGTCCGGCTGGGCACCGGTGCCCGGCCCAGCATCTTTGCCCAGCAGCAGAACCGCCTGGGGCAGGGCCGGGTCATCGACGTCATCTGGAACAAATACCCCCGGATGACGGAGCTGGAAGTCCGCAGCCATCTGGCCAAGCTGGGCTTCCGGGGCGAGACGGTCTTCAAACCCTGCGAGGCGCTGTCCGGCGGCGAGCTGGCCCGCCTGCGCTTTGCCGAGATCGTGCTGGAACGCCCGAACCTGCTCTTCCTGGACGAGCCGACGAACCATCTGGACATCTACACCCGCGAGAACCTGACCGAGGCGCTGATGGCCTATACCGGGACGCTGCTCATGGTCACCCACGACCGGCACCTGATGAACAGCCTCGGATGCCCCATCCTCTATCTGGAGGACGGCAAGGCGACGCTCTACCCCAGCTACGATGCCCTGATGGGCCGCAGCGCGCCCGCCGTCGCGCAGCCGGCCAAAGCCGCCGAGCCTGCCAGGGCCGGTTACGGCAAGGAGCAGCGCCGCCGCCGCGCCGAGCTGCGGGCGAAGATCAAGGCCTGCGAGGACGAGATGGAAGCCTGCGGTGCCCGCGAGGTCGAGCTTGACAACGAGATCAACTCGCCGGAAGTCTACAACGACCCGCAGCTGCTGCGGGAAAAAAGCGATGAGCTTGCCGATCTGCGCTTCCATCAGGAAGAACTGTTCGCCGCCTGGGAAAAGGCCATGGAGGAACAGGAGCAGTACGAGCAGAGCAGCACCGAAGAATGA
- the tsf gene encoding translation elongation factor Ts, producing the protein MAITAKDVMELRKQTDCGMMECKKALTEADGNFEKAIEILRERGLATAAKKASRTAAEGMVYADYCPQCKVGVVIEVNAETDFVAKNDKFVAFVKEATQVIMKQNPADVEALMACKTESGETVDEALKNLILVIKENIKVRRFVRYEGVCSAYVHGGGTHGILVNFETTNGIDAKDEFVAYGKDIAMQVAAANPSYVDEASVPAEVVAKEKEIMLAQMAGDPKTANKPDAVKQKMIEGKIKKFFKENCLVDQEFVKDGDLSVAQYTAKVAKDLGGDIKIVKFTRFQKGEGLEKRADDFAAEVASMVK; encoded by the coding sequence ATGGCTATTACTGCAAAAGACGTTATGGAGCTGCGCAAGCAGACCGACTGCGGCATGATGGAGTGCAAGAAGGCTCTGACTGAGGCTGACGGCAACTTCGAGAAGGCAATCGAGATCCTGCGTGAGCGTGGTCTGGCTACCGCTGCAAAGAAGGCAAGCCGTACCGCTGCTGAGGGCATGGTCTACGCGGATTACTGCCCGCAGTGCAAGGTCGGCGTTGTCATCGAAGTCAACGCTGAGACCGACTTCGTTGCCAAGAACGACAAGTTCGTTGCTTTCGTCAAGGAGGCAACTCAGGTCATCATGAAGCAGAACCCTGCTGACGTTGAGGCTCTGATGGCTTGCAAGACCGAGTCCGGCGAGACCGTGGACGAGGCTCTGAAGAACCTGATCCTGGTCATCAAGGAGAACATCAAGGTCCGTCGTTTCGTCCGTTACGAGGGCGTCTGCTCTGCTTACGTCCACGGCGGCGGCACCCACGGCATCCTGGTCAACTTCGAGACCACCAACGGCATCGACGCAAAGGACGAGTTCGTTGCTTACGGCAAGGACATCGCCATGCAGGTCGCTGCTGCAAACCCCAGCTATGTGGACGAGGCTTCTGTCCCTGCTGAGGTCGTGGCCAAGGAGAAGGAGATCATGCTCGCTCAGATGGCTGGAGATCCGAAGACCGCCAACAAGCCGGATGCAGTCAAGCAGAAGATGATCGAGGGCAAGATCAAGAAGTTCTTCAAGGAGAACTGCCTGGTCGATCAGGAGTTCGTCAAGGACGGCGACCTGTCTGTTGCTCAGTACACCGCTAAGGTCGCTAAGGACCTGGGCGGCGACATCAAGATCGTCAAGTTCACCCGCTTCCAGAAGGGCGAGGGCCTGGAGAAGCGCGCTGACGACTTCGCTGCTGAAGTCGCAAGCATGGTGAAGTAA
- a CDS encoding GNAT family N-acetyltransferase, with product MKIVPCAFQLPNGEMLTVRSLCADDAEALNAFRLATYRETHFMARYPEDGASLEEMQKGLAGSEASALNFEVGAFAGEKLVGEFGVTQVRPHIKYRHRAVMGISVLKEAWGCGLGSYLMQLAIDQTRTNGFEQLELGVYSDNTRAIHLYEKFGFERCGTMPHAFKLKDGTYRDEIMMVKML from the coding sequence ATGAAAATCGTCCCGTGTGCGTTCCAACTGCCCAACGGAGAAATGCTGACGGTGCGCAGTCTGTGCGCAGACGACGCCGAAGCGCTCAACGCATTCCGCCTTGCAACCTACCGCGAAACCCATTTTATGGCGCGTTATCCAGAGGATGGAGCGAGTCTGGAAGAGATGCAAAAGGGGCTGGCAGGCTCTGAAGCCAGCGCGCTGAATTTTGAGGTCGGTGCTTTTGCCGGAGAAAAGCTGGTGGGGGAGTTTGGTGTGACACAGGTGCGGCCGCACATCAAGTATCGCCATCGTGCAGTCATGGGGATCTCTGTGTTGAAAGAAGCCTGGGGCTGCGGTCTGGGCAGTTATCTGATGCAGCTGGCCATTGACCAGACCCGCACCAACGGTTTCGAACAACTGGAACTGGGGGTGTACAGCGATAACACCCGTGCCATCCACCTCTATGAAAAGTTTGGCTTTGAACGCTGCGGCACCATGCCCCATGCCTTCAAACTCAAGGATGGAACCTACCGCGACGAGATCATGATGGTGAAGATGCTATGA
- the rpsB gene encoding 30S ribosomal protein S2, with protein sequence MAVVSMKQLLEAGVHFGHQTRRWNPKMAKYIFTERNGIYIIDLQKTVKKLDEAYNYVKEVAAEGGDILFVGTKKQAQESIRDEALRCGMHYVNARWLGGMLTNFRTIRKRIDRMDQLAKMQENGTFELLPKKEVAKLELEMEKLDKYLGGVKNMKTLPKAMFIVDPHKERIAVAEARKLNIPIVAIVDTNCNPDEIDYVIPGNDDAIRAVKLIAGAMADAVLEGKQGNQEAPAEEANA encoded by the coding sequence ATGGCAGTCGTTTCTATGAAGCAGCTTCTCGAAGCAGGTGTGCACTTCGGTCACCAGACCCGTCGCTGGAACCCCAAGATGGCGAAGTATATCTTCACCGAGCGCAACGGCATCTATATCATCGATCTGCAGAAGACCGTGAAGAAGCTGGACGAGGCTTACAACTACGTGAAGGAAGTTGCAGCTGAGGGCGGCGACATCCTGTTCGTCGGCACCAAGAAGCAGGCTCAGGAGTCCATCCGTGATGAGGCTCTGCGCTGCGGCATGCACTATGTCAACGCTCGCTGGCTGGGCGGTATGCTGACCAACTTCCGTACCATCCGCAAGCGTATCGACCGCATGGATCAGCTGGCTAAGATGCAGGAGAACGGCACCTTCGAGCTGCTGCCCAAGAAGGAAGTGGCAAAACTGGAGCTGGAGATGGAGAAGCTGGACAAGTACCTGGGCGGCGTCAAGAACATGAAGACCCTGCCGAAAGCCATGTTCATCGTCGATCCTCACAAGGAGCGCATCGCTGTTGCTGAGGCCCGCAAGCTGAACATCCCCATCGTTGCAATCGTCGATACCAACTGCAACCCCGATGAGATCGATTACGTGATCCCCGGCAACGACGACGCAATCCGCGCTGTCAAGCTGATCGCCGGTGCAATGGCCGACGCTGTTCTGGAAGGCAAGCAGGGCAACCAGGAAGCTCCCGCTGAGGAAGCAAACGCCTGA